Proteins from one Porites lutea chromosome 3, jaPorLute2.1, whole genome shotgun sequence genomic window:
- the LOC140932257 gene encoding trace amine-associated receptor 9-like, translating to MANSTEYENSTSATEVTSWNARSTSMVILAGINIFLAIIASFGNALILIALHKVTSVYPPTKLLFRCLAVTDLLVGLISQPLYVTILFPRFTTWNVNVAISRTDEFFFSLLPVVSLLTSAAISVDRLLALLLGLRYRYTVTLKRVWLVILCFWLISALQATGSTCSFECPKLDEITNMLFCALLTLSSLVSVFSYAKIFKTLRYRQVQVHRNTQQGQRPNGGGNQLNIARYKKTVYSIAWVQLALFICYIPYIVIQFLSLGKLPFSTEISILSELFVTLLYLNSSLNPALYCWRIKDVRQEVKNMIRKIFRCNGNE from the coding sequence ATGGCAAACTCAACTGAGTACGAAAACAGCACAAGTGCGACTGAAGTAACATCATGGAATGCTCGTTCAACGAGTATGGTAATTCTTGCAGGCATCAATATTTTTCTCGCCATCATTGCATCTTTTGGCAACGCTCTAATCCTGATTGCTCTTCATAAAGTGACGTCCGTTTATCCACCAACAAAACTGTTATTTCGATGCCTCGCAGTCACCGATCTCTTAGTTGGACTTATCTCTCAGCCACTGTATGTTACTATTCTCTTTCCCCGGTTCACAACTTGGAATGTGAATGTCGCAATTTCGCGCACAGAcgagtttttcttttctctgctCCCTGTAGTATCACTCCTTACATCAGCCGCCATCagtgtggacagacttctcgccctgTTGTTAGGCCTGAGATATAGATACACTGTAACATTAAAGCGAGTTTGGCTGGTCATACTTTGTTTTTGGCTGATTAGTGCTCTTCAAGCTACAGGTAGCACATGTTCATTTGAATGTCCAAAACTAGATGAAATAACCAATATGTTATTCTGTGCTCTATTAACACTTTCCTCGCTAGTCTCAGTATTCTCTTACGCGAAGATATTCAAAACCCTTCGTTATCGACAAGTTCAGGTTCATCGCAATACTCAACAAGGACAGCGGCCAAATGGAGGAGGGAATCAactgaacatagctcgatacaaGAAGACAGTGTACAGCATAGCATGGGTGCAGTTagctttatttatttgttatattCCATATATCGTAATACAGTTTTTAAGTCTTGGTAAACTACCCTTTTCGACCGAAATATCTATTCTCTCGGAATTATTTGTGACTCTCCTTtatttaaattcttctttaaaCCCAGCGCTTTATTGTTGGAGGATCAAAGATGTGagacaagaagtgaagaacatGATCCGCAAGATTTTCCGCTGCAATGGAAAtgaataa